Proteins from a single region of Theobroma cacao cultivar B97-61/B2 chromosome 10, Criollo_cocoa_genome_V2, whole genome shotgun sequence:
- the LOC18587175 gene encoding U-box domain-containing protein 11, producing the protein MEVKRRTARTLVAKLSSVSERTRTEALSELRLISKHDPESRPLIAEAGAVPYLSETLYGSSPTLQESAAATLLNLSITSRSSLMSTRGLLDALSHVLSNSPSPAAVQSTAATLHSLLIADESYRPIIGSKRDILYSLLSIITAANAPPRSIKDALKALFGIALYPLNRASLVDLGAVPALVSLIVRDARTGIVEDATAVLAQIAGCEESEEAMSKAGGVRVLGDLLDEGTGASARIRENAVAALLNLARCGSEKGRKDVREMGTKIMEGIAEVAENGSAKGKSKAVDLLKFVVDGNGNGNEVRDSRFNNINDLMNHSI; encoded by the coding sequence ATGGAAGTGAAACGTCGGACCGCTCGAACCCTCGTAGCCAAACTGAGCTCAGTTTCCGAACGGACCCGAACCGAGGCTTTGTCCGAATTAAGGCTGATATCTAAACACGACCCAGAGAGCCGACCGTTGATAGCTGAAGCAGGAGCAGTCCCTTACCTTTCTGAAACGCTTTACGGATCTTCTCCGACTTTACAGGAAAGCGCCGCCGCTACTTTATTGAATCTCTCGATTACGTCACGCTCTTCTCTCATGTCCACGCGCGGCCTCCTCGACGCGTTGTCCCACGTGCTAAGCAATTCGCCTTCACCCGCCGCGGTTCAGTCCACCGCCGCCACGCTCCACAGCCTGCTCATCGCTGACGAGTCGTACCGTCCGATAATTGGGTCGAAACGCGATATTCTTTACTCGCTGCTGTCGATTATTACCGCCGCCAACGCGCCGCCGCGGTCAATAAAGGATGCGTTGAAGGCGTTGTTTGGGATCGCGCTGTACCCGTTGAATCGGGCGAGTTTGGTGGATCTCGGGGCGGTTCCCGCGTTGGTGTCGTTGATAGTTAGGGATGCGAGGACGGGGATCGTGGAGGATGCCACGGCGGTGCTGGCGCAGATTGCGGGGTGCGAAGAGAGTGAAGAAGCAATGAGTAAGGCTGGCGGGGTTAGGGTTTTGGGTGATTTGCTGGATGAAGGGACTGGAGCTAGTGCAAGAATAAGGGAAAACGCGGTGGCGGCGCTGTTGAATTTGGCGAGATGCGGCAGCGAGAAGGGGAGGAAAGACGTAAGAGAAATGGGTACTAAAATTATGGAAGGTATTGCTGAGGTGGCGGAGAATGGGAGTGCTAAAGGGAAGAGTAAGGCGGTTGATTTGTTGAAGTTTGTTGTTGATGGAAATGGGAATGGTAATGAGGTGAGGGATTCTAGGTTTAACAATATTAATGATTTGATGAATCATTCTATATGA
- the LOC18587176 gene encoding putative disease resistance RPP13-like protein 1 yields MSAVGEAALSAFFGVLFSKFDSPELLKFAREKQVHGEIKKWEKMLQSIRAVLDDAEEKQMRNGPVKIWLAELQDLAYDLDDLLDEFATEVSRQRLIQEHRTGAGKVHKLVPALCFSPGAVIFNSKMLSKIKEITARLQELFTQKLNLELRETVGGRAKGVKERLPTTSLVNEVHVYGRENDKKAIFELLLRNDGSDDGVSVIPIIGMGGIGKTTLTQLVYNDNNINDYFDLKAWVCVSEDFDVVKVTKTILQSITSEPCDVNDLNLLQVKLKEKLFKKKFLLVLDDVWNENYNDWTILRSPFEVGARESKIIVTTRSHLVSSVMGTIPGYSLQELSNDDCLSVFTQHALGARDFSGHPKLKEFGEEIVRKCNGLPLAAKTIGGILRTSMDPDAWKDVLKSKIWDMPVENSGIIPALWLSYYHLPPHLKQCFAYCAILPKGYEFGEKDIVLLWMAEGFLQQAADKTQIEDLGGKYFRDLVSRSLFQISSRDRSQFVMHDLINDLAQSVAEEICCRVEGDKKLKFSQRVRHSSYVGELFDGVKKFESFHEMKHLRTFLPLRLASYGPRPYLTTIVLTELLPKLRYLRVLSLRRYYITKLLDSIGHLRHVRYLNFSHTSIKCLPDSISTLSNLETLILCWCINLEKLPSGMGMLINLRHLDTTGAASLKGMPVGIGGLTYLRTLSNFVVSHGNGYQIREMKNLSNLKGRLSISGLENVVEVRDALEAKLHEKSGLNWLELKWSMEFANSLRSESVERDILNWLQPNEELKELAIKYYGVTIFPAWVGDPSFKYLLSLNLEYCKYCRLLPSLGKLPLLRNLCIRGMSSIKSVGIELFGENCLNGFMSLETLCYEDMPAWKEWNPCEVDEQIEKFPFLRELSIVECPKILGRLPKHLPSLEKLMVRECKQLEVSISSLPKLHELEIDGCKEVVLKSSADLRSLNIVSISRVSKFTGLMPMLTTVENLMINGCNELTSLWQNEVGLLGHWRSLHSLEILSCPRLISLEAEEEGELMQFRPFCNIKSLIIGYCESLEKLPNAFHNLTSLRELQIENCSKLISFSDTRLPFTLKKLVISNHNNLQYLLDGEIINTQDSLLEHLEIASCPSLMSLSSRCELPINLQHLKISDCSKLASLSSSGKLPTGLKHLTVRNCPELESIAQEFHNNTSLEFIRISWCKRIAYFPRLDKLNYLQAIVTEYCPSLISFGTGGLPTINLKVLRIYKCEELRGLPNYIHNLTSLQELEISNCPHIISFPEEGLPTSLITLRVSNFKLCRPLFEWGLHRLTSLKVLSIKGGCPDVLSFPQEEMGMMLPTTLTSLTIEDFPNLKSLSSKGFQILNSLEFLWIAICPKLTSLPRTNLLLSLLQLHIDDCPRLKQRCRKDKGQEWSKIAHVPRVEIDGRLIHDLEEQS; encoded by the coding sequence ATGTCAGCTGTTGGAGAGGCTGCTCTATCAGCGTTCTTTGGCGTGCTATTTAGCAAGTTTGACTCCCCTGAGTTGCTCAAGTTTGCTCGTGAAAAGCAAGTCCATGGTGAGATCAAGAAGTGGGAAAAGATGTTACAGAGCATCCGTGCAGTGCTTGATGATGCAGAGGAGAAGCAGATGAGAAATGGGCCGGTGAAAATCTGGTTAGCTGAGCTCCAGGACTTAGCTTACGACTTGGATGACTTGTTGGACGAGTTTGCTACTGAGGTTTCGAGGCAGAGGTTGATACAGGAACATCGAACTGGTGCGGGTAAGGTACATAAATTGGTTCCTGCTTTGTGTTTTAGTCCAGGTGCTGTCATATTTAATAGTAAGATGTTGTCCAAGATAAAAGAGATCACTGCTAGATTACAAGAATTATTTAcacaaaaattgaatttggAATTGAGAGAGACTGTGGGTGGAAGGGCAAAGGGAGTGAAAGAAAGGTTGCCAACTACTTCTTTGGTGAATGAAGTTCATGTCTATGGTAGGGAAAATGACAAGAAGGCGATATTTGAATTGCTTTTGAGGAATGATGGTAGTGATGATGGAGTTTCTGTTATTCCCATCATTGGCATGGGAGGGATTGGGAAAACAACCCTGACTCAGCTTGTCTATAATGATAATAACATAAATGATTACTTTGATCTCAAAGCATGGGTATGTGTTTCTGAAGATTTTGATGTGGTTAAGGTGACAAAAACAATTTTACAGTCAATAACTTCTGAACCATGTGATGTCAACGATCTAAATTTGCTTCAAGTAAAATTGAAGGAGAAGCTCTTCAAGAAGAAATTTTTGCTtgttttggatgatgtttggAATGAGAATTACAATGATTGGACCATCCTTCGTTCTCCTTTTGAAGTAGGGGCAAGAGAAAGCAAAATTATTGTGACCACTCGTAGTCACCTTGTTTCGTCAGTTATGGGCACCATTCCAGGTTATTCACTGCAAGAGTTATCGAATGATGATTGTTTGTCTGTCTTTACTCAACATGCATTAGGAGCAAGAGATTTCAGTGGACATCCaaagttaaaagaatttgGTGAGGAGATAGTGAGAAAGTGTAATGGCCTGCCTTTAGCAGCAAAAACAATCGGAGGCATACTACGCACTAGCATGGACCCTGATGCTTGGAAAGACGTATTGAAGAGCAAGATATGGGATATGCCAGTAGAGAATAGTGGTATAATTCCAGCTCTTTGGTTGAGCTATTATCATCTTCCCCCACATTTAAAGCAATGTTTTGCGTATTGCGCCATACTTCCTAAGGGTTATGAGTTTGGAGAGAAGGATATAGTCTTGCTATGGATGGCAGAAGGTTTTCTACAGCAAGCAGCTGATAAAACACAAATTGAAGATCTAGGTGGCAAGTACTTTCGAGATCTAGTGTCAAGGTCATTGTTTCAAATATCTAGCCGGGATAGATCTCAATTTGTAATGCATGACCTTATCAATGACCTAGCTCAATCTGTTGCGGAAGAAATATGCTGTAGAGTAGAGGGTGATAAGAAGCTTAAATTTTCACAACGAGTTCGCCATTCATCTTATGTGGGTGAGTTGTTTGACGGAGTTAAAAAGTTTGAGTCCTTTCATGAAATGAAGCATCTGCGTACTTTCCTACCTTTGAGGTTGGCGAGCTATGGACCACGCCCTTACTTAACCACCATTGTTCTCACTGAATTATTGCCGAAATTAAGATATTTAAGGGTGCTCTCTCTGAGAAGATACTACATCACGAAGTTACTGGATTCTATTGGACATTTAAGGCATGTTCGATACCTAAATTTTTCTCACACTAGCATAAAGTGTTTACCTGATTCAATTAGTACCCTTTCCAATTTAGAGACCTTGATATTATGCTGGTGTATTAATCTTGAGAAGTTACCCTCAGGAATGGGCATGTTGATCAACCTACGGCATCTTGATACTACTGGTGCAGCTTCTCTAAAAGGGATGCCAGTTGGAATTGGTGGACTAACATATCTCCGAACATTATCAAATTTTGTTGTTAGCCACGGTAATGGATATCAAATAAGAGAGATGAAGAATTTATCAAATCTCAAAGGAAGACTTTCCATTTCAGGATTGGAGAATGTTGTTGAAGTTAGAGATGCATTGGAGGCTAAGTTGCATGAGAAGTCAGGTTTAAATTGGTTAGAGCTAAAGTGGAGTATGGAGTTTGCTAATAGTTTAAGATCGGAAAGTGTTGAAAGGGATATATTAAATTGGCTTCAACCCAATGAAGAGCTTAAGGAGCTTGCAATCAAATATTATGGTGTTACAATATTCCCAGCTTGGGTAGGAGATCCTtcattcaaatatttattgtCTTTAAATCTTGAATATTGTAAGTATTGCAGATTGTTGCCATCGCTTGGAAAACTGCCTTTGCTGAGAAACCTTTGTATTAGGGGAATGAGTAGTATAAAGAGTGTTGGCATTGAACTCTTTGGAGAGAATTGCTTAAATGGATTTATGTCATTAGAGACTCTTTGTTATGAGGATATGCCAGCTTGGAAGGAGTGGAACCCTTGTGAAGTTGATGAGCAAATTGAAAAATTCCCCTTCCTCCGTGAGCTTTCTATTGTAGAATGCCCAAAAATATTAGGAAGATTACCTAAACATCTTCCTTCCTTAGAGAAGCTTATGGTTCGTGAATGCAAGCAGTTGGAAGTTTCAATTTCGAGTCTGCCGAAGCTTCATGAACTAGAAATCGATGGATGTAAGGAGGTGGTTCTCAAAAGTTCTGCAGACCTTCGCTCATTGAACATTGTCTCCATTTCAAGGGTTTCAAAGTTTACAGGGTTGATGCCAATGTTGACAACAGTAGAAAATCTTATGATTAATGGCTGTAACGAGCTGACTTCATTGTGGCAAAATGAGGTGGGACTACTGGGCCATTGGAGGTCCCTTCACAGTTTGGAAATTTTGAGTTGCCCACGACTTATCTCCTTGGAGGCAGAGGAAGAAGGAGAGCTGATGCAGTTTAGGCCCTTTTGCAATATCAAGTCTTTGATAATAGGGTATTGTGAAAGCCTTGAGAAGCTACCTAATGCCTTCCACAACCTCACATCTCTGAGAGAGCTACAGATTGAAAACTGctcaaaattgatttctttttcGGACACCAGGTTGCCATTTACTCTGAAAAAGCTGGTGATCAGTAATCATAACAATTTGCAGTATTTGTTAGATGGAGAGATTATCAACACCCAGGATTCTCTCCTTGAGCATTTGGAAATTGCATCATGTCCATCTCTCATGTCCTTATCGTCAAGATGTGAGCTACCAATTAATCTTCAACATCTCAAGATCAGTGATTGCTCAAAATTGGCATCCTTATCATCAAGTGGCAAGTTACCTACAGGGCTCAAACACCTAACGGTTAGGAATTGCCCTGAGCTGGAATCCATTGCACAAGAATTTCACAACAATACTTCGCTTGAATTTATTCGTATCAGCTGGTGTAAACGTATTGCTTATTTTCCCCGATTGGACAAGCTCAACTATCTTCAGGCAATTGTAACAGAATATTGTCCAAGTCTGATTTCCTTCGGAACGGGTGGATTGCCCACCATCAACCTCAAAGTGCTCCGGATTTATAAATGTGAAGAACTGAGGGGTTTGCCTAACTACATTCACAACCTCACCTCACTTCAAGAATTGGAGATATCAAATTGTCCGCATATCATATCCTTCCCAGAAGAGGGCCTTCCTACCAGCTTAATAACTCTTCGAGTGTCCAATTTCAAGCTCTGTAGGCCACTGTTTGAATGGGGATTGCATAGACTAACCTCCCTTAAAGTCCTATCCATTAAAGGTGGATGTCCAGATGTACTGTCATTTCCACAAGAAGAGATGGGAATGATGCTGCCGACCACTCTTACTAGCCTCACCATTGAAGATTTTCCAAATCTGAAATCACTATCTTCCAAGGGTTTTCAGATCCTCAACTCTCTTGAATTTTTGTGGATTGCCATATGCCCTAAGCTCACATCCCTTCCAAGAACAAACCTTCTTCTGTCACTGTTACAATTGCATATTGATGATTGTCCTCGACTGAAACAACGGTGCAGAAAAGATAAAGGGCAAGAGTGGTCCAAGATAGCCCACGTACCTCGTGTTGAAATTGATGGTAGACTCATTCATGATCTAGAAGAGCAAAGCTAA
- the LOC18587178 gene encoding putative ankyrin repeat protein RF_0381, producing MDDRLIKASQVGDIDALYELIWEDDNVLKRIDEKMFVDSPLHIAASFGQTRFAMEMMNLIPSFSKNLNKSGFSPMHLALINGHFELVSLFLHADAGLVRVKGRGGLTPLHYAIKNGNLNFVAKFLLACPESIEDVTVRGETVLYIAIKSDMLEALEVLVRWFQRICHKDALDWLEFIPNWKDEEGNTALDIAVSNSQIQACLILLQFFV from the coding sequence ATGGATGATCGCTTGATTAAGGCCTCTCAAGTGGGTGATATAGATGCCCTGTATGAACTAATTTGGGAAGATGATAATGTTTTGAAGCGGATTGACGAGAAAATGTTTGTAGATTCTCCTCTACATATAGCAGCTTCGTTTGGACAAACTCGTTTTGCAATGGAGATGATGAACTTGATACCTTCCTTTAGCAAAAATTTGAACAAGTCTGGGTTTAGCCCCATGCACCTTGCCCTCATAAATGGGCATTTCGAGTTGGTGTCTTTATTTCTACATGCTGATGCTGGTCTAGTTCGTGTCAAAGGAAGAGGGGGCTTGACCCCTTTACATTATGCTATCAAGAATGGGAACCTCAATTTCGTGGCTAAATTCCTATTAGCTTGCCCAGAGTCTATTGAAGATGTGACGGTTCGAGGTGAGACTGTTTTGTACATTGCCATTAAATCAGACATGTTAGAAGCTCTTGAAGTTCTGGTAAGATGGTTTCAGAGAATTTGCCACAAAGATGCCTTAGATTGGTTGGAATTCATTCCAAATTGGAAGGACGAGGAAGGAAACACTGCATTGGATATTGCAGTATCCAATAGTCAAATTCAGGCATGTCTTATACTTCtgcaattttttgtttaa
- the LOC18587179 gene encoding putative disease resistance RPP13-like protein 1, producing MSFVGEACLSTFFKALFAKLGSSESLHFATKKQVCKELRKWEKILKNIQAVLDDAEEKQMKDRHVKIWLVELQDLAYDVDDILDEFATEALGTKLMQERQANRSKVWKIIHTLITIFNPYAFLFNYKMMSKIKAITVRLQDFVTQKSDLHLRKNDVGRPKRMIERPLTTSLVNEALVYGREEDKKAIIDLLLMNDSSDGKVTMIPIVGIGGIGKTTLVQLVHNDNSIKDHFNIKAWVCVSEDFDVIKITKTILQSITTEPCNELNHLNLLQVKLKEELCEKNFLLVLDDI from the coding sequence ATGTCTTTTGTTGGAGAGGCTTGCTTATCTACTTTCTTTAAGGCATTGTTTGCCAAATTGGGCTCTTCTGAATCCCTTCACTTTGCTACTAAAAAGCAAGTCTGTAAGGAGCTTAGGAAGTGGGAAAAGATATTGAAGAATATCCAGGCAGTGCTTGATGATGCAGAGGAGAAGCAAATGAAGGATCGGCATGTGAAGATATGGCTAGTGGAGCTCCAAGACTTGGCTTACGATGTGGATGACATCTTGGATGAGTTCGCGACTGAAGCCTTGGGAACCAAGTTAATGCAAGAACGTCAAGCAAACAGAAGTAAGGTATGGAAGATCATTCATACCTTAATTACTATTTTCAATCCATATGCTTTCCTGTTTAATTATAAGATGATGTCAAAGATAAAAGCGATTACTGTTAGATTGCAAGATTTCGTCACCCAAAAAAGTGACTTGCACTTACGAAAGAATGATGTTGGTAGGCCTAAGAGAATGATAGAAAGGCCACTGACTACTTCATTGGTGAATGAAGCTCTTGTCTATGGTAGGGAAGAAGACAAAAAGGCAATAATTGATTTGCTTTTAATGAATGATAGTAGTGATGGTAAAGTCACTATGATCCCTATTGTTGGCATTGGAGGGATTGGTAAGACTACCCTTGTTCAACTAGTTCACAATGATAATAGTATAAAAGATCATTTCAACATCAAAGCATGGGTGTGTGTTTCTGAAGATTTTGATGTgatcaaaataacaaaaacaatttTGCAGTCAATTACTACTGAGCCATGCAATGAATTAAATCATCTAAATTTGCTACAAGTCAAATTGAAGGAGGAGTTATGTGAAAAGAATTTTCTGCTTGTTTTGGACGATATTTAG
- the LOC18587191 gene encoding putative disease resistance RPP13-like protein 1, whose protein sequence is MAFFADAALSAFFDSLFAKFSSSDFNFVTEKLVRKEIMNWETILRTIHAVLADAEEKKMKNQAVKIWLADLQDLAYDVDDILDEFATEALGRRLMKEHQASTSKAQRFVPTCCTSLHPSSIMFNYKMMSKIKEITGRLQDLATKKINLQLENYVGRPMIIPKSKPSTSLVNEATVRGRDKDKKAIIDLLLRKDGNDAGVSVIPITGMGGIGKTTLAQLVYNDSSIRDYFNLKAWVCVSDEFDVIKITKTILESVTFQSCDIHDLNLLQVKLKEKLSGKKFLLVLDDVWNENYDDWTKLRSPFDAGITGSKIIVTTRSSNVSSIMRSVADYLLQSLSEDDSLSLLSHHALARGDFTGHPDLKEIGLEIVKKCGGLPLAIKTIGGLLRTRENHDAWKYILMSDIWSIPEEKSDIIPALWLSYYYLPPQLKQCFAYCSFVPKDYEFKEEEIVLLWMAEGFLNGANTKGATKDLGSKYFEELVSRSFFQASRKNQSQFVMHDLINDLAQLVAGEIYFKRERYDDMKGPISRTRHSSYIIGKYDRIEKFEAFFEAKFLRTYLPFDMMMMRRYGRCYLSSNVLDDLLPRLKCLRVLSLKRYYIKKIPSSIGNLKHLRYLDFSYTEIKSLPDSICTLYNLETLLLRFCDGIEKLPMKIGILDNLCHLDITGANSIKEMPSGIGKLTNLQVLSTFIVGQGDGLNIREMQNLSNLKGQLCISKLHNVDEAQYAWEAKLSGKSSLNNLELSWSRNFNENLRNKEVEGEVLTLLQPHEELKALAIKYYAGLTFPIWLEDGSLKNLQFLNLEDCQNCKSLPAIGKLPLLKHLCIKGMRSVISVGIEFHGVNWPNLFPSLETLHFEDMLEWKEWKVCEINKQGKKFCCLRELLLKNCPKLVRTLPNDLHSLEKLVIRNCQELTVSVSNLPMLCEFEIDGCKEVVLESFDDLWSVKKIILSNISKFTCVTKETKKLESAKVVNLQINGCEELTSLWQTKWGWLAPLRSLHSLKFQNCPQVVCIGATDEEEEELLQLELPCNIEYVILVGCQGLERLSKSLQNLTCLTKLNIVRCSKLVSLSVDSLPLTLRTLDISDCENLQCLLDDEENINFSSTSLLESLDIGCCEALKSLSSSGKLPVRCKKLFIYECPVLRFLAQNIGDNACLESISLHNCINIKYLPQGLDKLNHLQEIDFDCCPSLVGFPESGLPIANLKTLRLVECAKLEALPTLHTLQQLTILGCPRVRYSIEENGFHTNLTELDIDEPNISKALMIWGLHRLTSLTKLDIDGSNCIEVVSFPQEEIGMKLPPSLTHLSIGNFKNMKKVSSNGFQNLTSLQSLKIYHCPKLKSLPRKEMLRSLSQLLIYWCPVLKERCKRGKGKQWSNIAHIPYIEID, encoded by the coding sequence ATGGCTTTCTTTGCAGACGCTGCTCTCTCTGCTTTCTTTGACTCGTTGTTTGCCAAGTTTTCCTCTTCCGACTTCAACTTTGTCACTGAGAAGCTGGTTCGCAAGGAGATTATGAACTGGGAAACGATATTGAGGACCATCCACGCAGTCCTTGCTGATGCAgaggagaagaaaatgaagaaccAGGCTGTGAAGATTTGGCTGGCTGACCTCCAAGACTTGGCTTATGACGTCGATGACATCTTGGACGAGTTTGCCACTGAAGCTTTGGGGCGTAGGTTGATGAAAGAACATCAGGCCAGCACAAGTAAGGCACAAAGATTTGTTCCTACTTGCTGCACTAGTTTGCATCCAAGTTCAATCATGTTTAACTATAAGATGATGTCCAAGATCAAAGAGATTACAGGAAGATTGCAAGATTTAGCAACAAAAAAGATTAACCTGCAACTAGAGAATTATGTTGGAAGGCCCATGATAATACCAAAAAGCAAGCCAAGCACTTCTCTGGTGAATGAAGCTACTGTACGAGGCAGAGACAAAGACAAGAAGGCAATAATTGATCTGCTTTTGAGGAAGGATGGCAATGATGCTGGAGTTTCTGTGATTCCCATCACCGGCATGGGAGGGATAGGCAAGACAACCCTTGCTCAGCTTGTCTACAATGACAGTAGCATAAGAGATTATTTTAATCTCAAAGCATGGGTATGTGTTTCTGATGAATTTGATGTTATTAAGATAACCAAAACAATTCTAGAATCGGTCACTTTCCAGTCTTGTGATATACATGACTTGAATTTACTTCAAGTCAAACTAAAAGAGAAGCTATCAGGCAAGAAATTCTTGCTtgttttggatgatgtttggAATGAGAACTACGATGATTGGACGAAGCTTCGATCTCCTTTTGATGCCGGGATTACTGGAAGCAAAATAATCGTAACAACACGTAGTTCTAATGTTTCATCAATTATGAGAAGTGTTGCAGATTACTTGTTACAAAGCTTATCAGAAGATGATTCCCTAAGCTTGCTTTCTCATCATGCATTAGCAAGAGGAGATTTTACTGGACATCCAGACCTGAAAGAAATTGGCTTGGAGATTGTGAAGAAGTGTGGTGGCTTGCCTTTGGCAATTAAAACTATTGGAGGACTATTGCGTACTAGGGAGAATCATGATGCATGGAAATACATATTGATGAGTGATATTTGGAGTATACCTGAAGAGAAAAGTGACATAATTCCAGCCTTATGGTTGAGTTACTATTATCTTCCTCCGCAATTGAAGCAGTGTTTTGCCTATTGCTCTTTCGTCCCTAAAGATTATGAATTTAAAGAGGAGGAAATAGTCTTGTTATGGATGGCAGAAGGTTTTCTAAATGGAGCAAACACAAAAGGGGCAACTAAAGATTTGGGTAGCAAGTATTTTGAAGAACTGGTATCAAGGTCATTTTTTCAAGCATCTAGGAAGAATCAATCTCAATTTGTAATGCATGACTTGATTAATGATCTAGCTCAATTAGTTGCAGGAGAAATCTATTTTAAAAGGGAGAGATATGATGACATGAAAGGTCCAATTAGTCGCACTCGCCACTCCTCTTATATCATTGGCAAGTATGACagaattgaaaagtttgagGCCTTTTTTGAAGCAAAGTTTCTACGAACCTACCTACCTTTtgatatgatgatgatgaggcGGTATGGTAGATGCTACTTAAGCAGTAACGTTCTTGATGATTTGCTGCCAAGATTGAAATGCTTAAGGGTGCTCTCTTTAAAAAGGTACTACATCAAAAAAATTCCTTCTTCTATTGgaaatttaaaacatttacGTTATTTAGATTTCTCTTATACTGAAATAAAAAGTCTCCCTGATTCAATATGTACCCTTTATAATTTAGAGACTCTTTTATTAAGGTTTTGTGATGGAATTGAGAAGTTACCTATGAAAATAGGAATTTTGGATAACCTATGTCATCTAGATATTACTGGAGCAAATTCAATTAAAGAAATGCCAAGTGGAATTGGCAAATTAACAAATCTTCAAGTGTTGTCTACTTTTATCGTGGGTCAAGGTGATGGATTGAATATAAGAGAGATGCAGAATTTGTCAAATCTCAAAGGTCAGCTTTGTATTTCTAAACTGCATAATGTGGATGAAGCTCAATATGCATGGGAAGCTAAGCTATCTGGTAAGTCTAGCCTGAATAATTTAGAGTTGAGTTGGAGTAGAAAtttcaatgaaaatttaagaaataaagaagttgAGGGAGAAGTGTTGACCTTGCTTCAGCCTCATGAAGAGCTAAAGGCGCTTGCCATCAAGTATTATGCTGGACTAACATTCCCAATTTGGCTGGAAGATggttcattaaaaaatttgcAATTTTTAAATCTTGAAGATTGCCAAAATTGCAAATCATTACCGGCCATTGGAAAGTTACCACTTTTAAAGCATCTCTGTATCAAGGGGATGAGAAGTGTGATTAGTGTTGGCATTGAGTTCCATGGAGTGAATTGGCCAAATCTATTTCCATCATTAGAGACCTTGCATTTTGAAGATATGTTGGAATGGAAAGAGTGGAAAGTTTGTGAAATTAACAAACAAGGTAAGAAATTTTGTTGCCTCCGAGAActccttttaaaaaattgtccAAAATTGGTTAGAACTTTGCCCAATGATCTTCATTCTTTGGAGAAACTTGTAATCCGTAATTGTCAAGAGTTGACAGTTTCAGTTTCAAATCTTCCAATGCTATgtgaatttgaaattgatGGATGCAAAGAAGTGGTGCTCGAGAGTTTTGATGATCTTTGGTCtgttaaaaaaatcattctttcaaatatttcaaagTTCACTTGTGTAACAAAAGAAACGAAGAAGTTGGAGTCGGCGAAAGTAGTAAATCTCCAAATTAATGGTTGTGAGGAGTTAACCTCTTTGTGGCAAACAAAGTGGGGGTGGTTGGCACCTTTGAGATCACTGCATAGtttaaagtttcaaaattGTCCCCAAGTTGTGTGTATAGGGGCAACggatgaggaagaagaagagcttTTGCAATTAGAATTACCATGCAACATTGAGTATGTGATATTAGTTGGTTGTCAAGGGTTAGAGAGATTATCTAAATCATTGCAGAACCTTACATGTCTTACAAAGTTGAATATCGTAAGGTGCTCGAAATTGGTTTCACTTTCGGTGGACAGCTTGCCTCTAACTCTTAGAACTTTGGACATTAGTGATTGTGAGAATTTGCAATGCCTACTTGATGACGAAGAGAATATCAATTTCAGTAGCACATCTCTTCTTGAATCTCTTGACATTGGATGTTGTGAAGCTCTtaaatcattatcatcaaGTGGTAAGTTACCCGTGAGGTGTAAAAAGTTGTTTATTTATGAATGCCCGGTGCTTCGTTTTTTAGCACAGAATATTGGGGATAATGCTTGTCTTGAATCTATTTCACTCcataattgtataaatattaaatatttaccCCAAGGACTGGACAAGCTCAATCATCTTCAAGAGATTGATTTTGATTGTTGTCCAAGTTTGGTTGGTTTCCCAGAAAGTGGGTTGCCTATTGCCAACCTCAAAACTTTAAGGCTCGTTGAGTGTGCAAAACTAGAAGCTCTACCCACCCTCCACACTCTTCAACAGTTGACCATATTGGGATGTCCAAGGGTGCGATACTCCATTGAAGAAAATGGTTTCCATACCAACCTAACAGAATTGGACATCGATGAACCCAATATTAGTAAGGCACTAATGATTTGGGGATTGCATAGACTCACATCTCTTACAAAACTCGACATTGATGGTAGCAATTGCATCGAGGTGGTGTCGTTTCCCCAGGAAGAGATAGGAATGAAGTTGCCCCCTTCTCTCACTCATCTTTCTAttggaaatttcaaaaatatgaaaaaggtATCCTCCAATGGCTTTCAGAACCTCACCTCTCTTCAATCTTTGAAGATCTACCATTGCCCAAAGCTCAAATCCCTTCCCCGAAAGGAAATGCTTCGCTCGCTTTCACAACTACTTATTTACTGGTGTCCGGTGCTAAAGGAAAGGTGCAAAAGGGGGAAAGGAAAACAATGGTCCAACATTGCCCACATACCTTACATAGAGATTGATTAA